A single window of Rubripirellula lacrimiformis DNA harbors:
- the cas4g/cas1g gene encoding CRISPR-associated endonuclease Cas4g/Cas1g — MIQPIDDADSIDPSADQDPEELLPARMINELVYCPRLFYLMHVEGQFAESIDTIGGTILHRRVDNGTGGLAPAEPCATQSFIPSSDEEPVVAAPEPTKPKKRPKSKHLQPATLFGDDENTEPGNDQTDPDNTMPDAETESDDDTNDPPRTIHARTIHARTIHARTIHARSVTLSSESLGVIAKLDLAEASGNVVTPVDYKRGRPKRMADGTLAAWDPERVQIALQVLVLRDNGYQSDEGVLYFNETRQRVRVPVDDELLALTRSSIAAARRHRESGQIPPPLISSPKCPRCSLVGICLPEETRRLATAGQPIPQVRPLVTARDERRPAYFSTQGMWIGKQGDLLQAKVEGKVVQEIRMNDINQINLFGNIQLSTQTIQTALGRDVPIGYFTQKGYFYGVSGGLGVKNILVRRQQFRLADDREFCLDIARALVHGKIRNQRTLLMRNHREPDATSLRDLKRYANRALKAESLASLLGIEGIAARVYFGDFAGMLKVDCGVSTGGEGFATAEKQPAFQFRSRNRRPPRDPVNAMLSLAYSLLTKDCLVAATMVGLDPHLGFYHQVKPGKPALALDLMEPFRPLIAESVVLSAINTKMVTPDHFICAGKSVVMSDTGRKHFLLAYEKRMDSLVTHPLFDYRVSYRRLLEIQTRLLARRLSGEIEDYPVFQTR; from the coding sequence ATGATCCAACCCATTGATGATGCCGATTCGATCGATCCGTCGGCTGACCAGGATCCCGAGGAATTATTACCAGCACGGATGATCAATGAACTAGTGTACTGCCCAAGACTGTTTTACCTGATGCATGTCGAAGGCCAGTTCGCGGAATCGATCGATACGATCGGTGGCACGATTTTGCACCGGCGGGTCGACAATGGGACGGGTGGATTGGCGCCTGCCGAACCCTGTGCGACGCAGTCCTTCATTCCCAGCAGCGACGAGGAGCCCGTGGTCGCTGCTCCCGAACCGACCAAGCCCAAAAAACGCCCCAAGTCGAAACACCTACAACCTGCGACGTTGTTCGGCGATGATGAAAACACCGAACCGGGAAACGACCAGACGGATCCGGACAATACGATGCCGGATGCCGAAACGGAATCGGACGACGACACCAACGACCCGCCCCGCACCATCCATGCCCGCACCATCCATGCCCGCACCATCCATGCCCGCACCATCCATGCCCGCAGTGTGACTCTTAGCAGTGAATCGCTGGGTGTGATCGCCAAACTGGATCTCGCCGAAGCCAGCGGAAACGTCGTGACCCCGGTGGATTACAAACGGGGTCGTCCCAAGCGGATGGCGGATGGGACGCTGGCCGCCTGGGATCCTGAACGAGTCCAAATTGCCTTGCAGGTACTTGTCCTACGAGACAACGGATACCAGTCCGACGAGGGTGTGCTGTATTTCAACGAAACTCGGCAACGTGTCCGTGTTCCCGTCGACGATGAACTGCTAGCGCTCACTCGCAGCTCGATTGCCGCGGCGCGGCGGCACCGCGAATCGGGACAGATCCCACCGCCACTGATCTCCAGCCCCAAGTGCCCTCGATGCTCCTTGGTCGGAATATGCTTGCCCGAAGAAACCCGCCGTCTCGCGACCGCCGGACAACCAATCCCCCAGGTGCGTCCGCTGGTCACGGCCCGCGACGAGCGTCGTCCGGCTTACTTCAGTACCCAAGGGATGTGGATCGGCAAGCAAGGTGATCTGCTGCAAGCGAAAGTGGAGGGCAAAGTCGTTCAAGAGATTCGCATGAACGATATCAATCAGATCAATCTATTTGGAAACATTCAACTATCGACGCAGACAATCCAAACGGCCCTCGGACGCGACGTACCGATTGGTTACTTCACTCAAAAGGGATACTTCTATGGTGTCAGCGGTGGACTGGGCGTCAAGAATATCCTGGTGCGTCGTCAGCAATTTCGGCTTGCCGATGATCGCGAATTTTGTCTTGATATCGCTCGCGCCCTGGTCCACGGTAAAATCCGCAACCAGCGCACACTGTTGATGCGGAATCACCGCGAACCTGACGCCACGTCACTGCGTGATTTGAAACGTTATGCCAACCGGGCATTGAAAGCCGAGTCGCTCGCCTCGCTGTTGGGAATCGAAGGTATCGCGGCTCGCGTTTACTTTGGCGACTTTGCGGGCATGCTGAAAGTTGACTGCGGCGTCTCGACAGGCGGCGAAGGATTCGCCACCGCGGAGAAACAACCTGCCTTCCAGTTCCGATCACGCAACCGGCGCCCGCCCCGAGATCCAGTCAATGCGATGCTGTCACTGGCCTACAGTTTGCTGACGAAAGATTGCCTGGTCGCCGCGACGATGGTCGGCCTGGACCCTCATTTGGGTTTTTACCATCAAGTCAAACCGGGCAAGCCGGCGCTTGCGTTGGATCTGATGGAGCCGTTTCGTCCGCTGATCGCCGAATCGGTGGTCCTCTCAGCGATCAATACGAAAATGGTCACTCCCGATCATTTCATCTGTGCCGGCAAATCGGTTGTGATGAGCGATACTGGGCGGAAGCATTTCTTGTTGGCCTACGAGAAACGAATGGATTCACTTGTCACTCATCCGCTGTTCGACTACCGAGTGAGTTATCGGCGTTTGCTAGAAATCCAAACGCGCCTGCTGGCTCGTCGCCTGAGCGGTGAAATTGAGGACTATCCGGTTTTCCAGACGCGTTGA
- a CDS encoding prolipoprotein diacylglyceryl transferase, protein MTPGPWVATPWASAQQPGQYLGQAAAAQPQGTAYRNLQPVPREGTRMTAAPADANPTREGWNLQWRRSAQVVAAQPIEVAKPATTTAGSIPATGVAQVSATQSGQLQPVSQTPQLQPVSQTAWMTQPTRVDDMLVASPQNGQAQLGYAQDGHASNGYHAGRPSDRIAQNTPSTSGQSNDFFADPFGDGAANRSGPTTGAAGQSAANALQTPPSIADQNVDDGFLFPPSSAGAAKAGAAAPQSVPAPTAEAKPMNDLRDSFGFPQQPDSAPAQAAPKSGASDGPSLGEMLREEAPDVSPRSNSDRDLQGAQELPPKRSADDGKFEDPFPRRRGSDEANLDALDRDRLNDPRNGSGSNYDDGFGGLDDDIDQPQGISCSDFRQRMAFQTIDKISLDISPPYRPDEMDQKRYDRLKSDFDEKQSIRQWRTVDGTPLAVGRMRDIAYENVLVETEFGTTEELPVNKLSEADLAYISENWRLPTECLIEQVAYTPRAWTPMTMTYKASNLCHTPLYFEDVNLERYGHTRGPVLEPIVQTAHFFGNIAVLPYKMGVHAPNECTYSLGYYRPGNCAPWIKPPVPISLRGALYQTAAVTGAFWLIP, encoded by the coding sequence ATGACCCCCGGCCCCTGGGTGGCAACCCCTTGGGCGTCGGCCCAGCAGCCGGGCCAGTATCTCGGTCAGGCAGCGGCCGCTCAGCCGCAGGGGACGGCCTACCGGAACCTGCAGCCGGTGCCCCGCGAGGGCACTCGCATGACGGCCGCACCGGCCGACGCCAATCCCACCCGCGAAGGCTGGAATTTGCAGTGGCGTCGCAGTGCCCAGGTCGTGGCTGCACAGCCCATCGAAGTGGCCAAGCCTGCCACCACCACCGCGGGGTCCATTCCTGCCACCGGTGTCGCTCAAGTCAGTGCAACGCAAAGCGGTCAACTGCAACCGGTCAGCCAAACGCCGCAGTTGCAGCCGGTTTCCCAAACCGCATGGATGACTCAGCCAACCCGCGTCGACGACATGTTGGTTGCTTCGCCGCAAAATGGTCAGGCCCAACTCGGGTACGCCCAAGATGGCCACGCGTCCAACGGATACCACGCCGGTCGTCCCTCGGATCGCATCGCACAAAACACACCGTCGACGTCGGGACAGTCCAATGACTTCTTCGCCGATCCATTCGGTGATGGTGCCGCGAATCGATCAGGCCCCACCACGGGTGCCGCGGGCCAGTCGGCCGCCAATGCGCTACAGACTCCGCCTTCGATCGCCGACCAGAACGTTGACGATGGGTTTTTGTTCCCACCATCATCTGCAGGCGCTGCCAAGGCCGGCGCCGCTGCTCCCCAAAGTGTGCCGGCACCGACTGCCGAAGCCAAACCGATGAACGATCTTCGAGATTCGTTCGGGTTCCCACAACAGCCCGATTCGGCACCAGCCCAAGCGGCGCCGAAGTCCGGTGCTAGCGATGGGCCATCGTTGGGCGAAATGCTCCGCGAAGAAGCACCGGATGTTTCGCCACGTTCGAATTCCGATCGTGATTTGCAAGGTGCTCAAGAACTTCCACCCAAGCGTTCCGCCGACGACGGCAAGTTCGAAGATCCTTTCCCACGACGTCGTGGATCGGACGAGGCGAACTTGGATGCCTTGGATCGCGACCGTTTGAACGATCCTCGCAACGGATCGGGCAGCAACTACGACGATGGTTTCGGCGGACTCGACGACGACATCGATCAGCCACAAGGCATCTCGTGCAGCGACTTCCGTCAACGCATGGCCTTTCAAACGATCGACAAAATTTCGCTCGACATCAGCCCACCCTATCGTCCCGACGAAATGGACCAAAAGCGTTACGATCGGCTGAAGTCCGACTTTGACGAAAAGCAATCCATTCGCCAGTGGCGGACTGTCGATGGCACGCCTTTGGCGGTCGGGCGCATGCGTGACATCGCCTACGAAAACGTGCTAGTCGAAACGGAATTCGGAACGACCGAAGAATTGCCCGTCAACAAACTCAGCGAAGCCGACTTGGCGTACATCTCCGAAAACTGGCGACTGCCTACGGAATGTCTGATCGAACAAGTGGCCTACACGCCGCGTGCTTGGACACCGATGACGATGACCTACAAGGCTTCGAATCTGTGCCACACACCGTTGTACTTCGAAGATGTCAACCTAGAAAGATACGGTCACACTCGCGGGCCTGTGCTAGAGCCTATCGTTCAGACTGCACACTTCTTTGGCAACATCGCCGTGCTGCCGTACAAGATGGGAGTGCACGCACCGAACGAATGCACCTATTCGCTTGGCTACTACCGACCAGGCAATTGTGCACCGTGGATCAAACCACCGGTACCGATCAGCCTGCGAGGTGCGTTGTATCAAACAGCCGCCGTCACCGGTGCATTCTGGCTGATCCCGTAA
- the guaB gene encoding IMP dehydrogenase, translated as MSDDKIGPLGVTFDDVLLLPRYSEVVPSEVDVSTFLTERIKLKIPLISSPMDTVTEAHMAIALAKEGGLGVIHKNLTTEDQVEEVTKVKRSANGIIVDPVTLSPDVPVRRAAELMDTANVSGIPIVHADQTLVGILTRRDLRFLEDPNLPVSEVMTRENLVTAVGNVTLEEAERILTGKRVEKLLLVDEDRKLTGLITIRDIDMMKRFPRACKDEKGRLRVGAAIGVGDFERAEKLIRQGVDVLTVDSAHGHSKNVIETVREIKSQRNWDIDVIAGNIATGEGAEALLKAGADAIKVGIGPGSICTTRVISGVGVPQISAILNAVKVAEKRGKPVIADGGIRFSGDISKAIAAGASTVMIGSLFAGLTESPGKMILYQGRTFKSYRGMGSMGAMVKGSSDRYRQSGTEAGKLVPEGVEGRVPFKGPLSDYVYQLVGGLRAGMGYIGTRTIQELRTDARFIRVSAATVRENHPHDIAITQEAPNYSPDVQSGETN; from the coding sequence ATGTCGGACGACAAAATTGGACCCCTCGGTGTCACCTTCGACGACGTGCTTTTGCTGCCGCGGTATAGCGAGGTGGTCCCCAGCGAGGTGGATGTCAGCACCTTCTTGACCGAGCGGATCAAGCTGAAGATCCCTCTGATCTCGTCCCCGATGGACACCGTCACCGAAGCCCATATGGCGATCGCGTTGGCCAAGGAAGGTGGTTTGGGGGTTATCCACAAGAACCTGACCACCGAAGACCAGGTCGAAGAAGTGACCAAGGTCAAGCGTTCGGCCAACGGGATCATCGTCGACCCCGTCACGCTTTCGCCCGATGTCCCGGTTCGTCGCGCCGCCGAACTGATGGACACCGCCAACGTGTCCGGGATCCCGATTGTCCACGCAGATCAGACATTGGTGGGCATTTTGACTCGGCGAGATCTACGCTTCCTAGAGGACCCAAACCTCCCAGTTAGCGAGGTCATGACCCGTGAGAACTTAGTGACGGCTGTAGGGAATGTAACGCTTGAGGAAGCTGAGAGGATTTTAACGGGAAAAAGAGTCGAGAAACTTCTGCTGGTTGACGAAGATAGAAAACTAACGGGACTTATTACGATCCGCGACATCGACATGATGAAACGGTTCCCCCGTGCCTGCAAAGACGAGAAGGGTCGACTGCGGGTTGGAGCGGCGATCGGCGTCGGCGACTTTGAACGAGCAGAAAAGCTCATTCGACAAGGCGTTGACGTGCTGACCGTCGATTCGGCTCACGGGCACAGCAAGAATGTGATCGAGACCGTTCGGGAAATTAAGAGTCAACGAAACTGGGACATCGACGTCATCGCGGGAAACATCGCGACGGGCGAAGGTGCCGAAGCCCTGCTGAAGGCGGGTGCGGATGCGATCAAGGTCGGAATTGGACCTGGGTCGATCTGCACAACACGCGTCATCAGCGGCGTCGGAGTGCCTCAGATTTCTGCAATTTTGAATGCGGTCAAAGTGGCCGAGAAGAGAGGGAAGCCTGTCATCGCCGACGGAGGGATTCGTTTCAGCGGTGACATCAGTAAAGCGATCGCGGCCGGTGCTAGCACGGTGATGATCGGCAGCCTGTTCGCAGGACTGACCGAAAGTCCCGGCAAGATGATTCTGTACCAAGGACGAACTTTCAAGTCGTACCGAGGGATGGGGTCGATGGGCGCGATGGTGAAAGGAAGCAGTGATCGGTATCGGCAAAGTGGCACCGAGGCGGGCAAGTTGGTCCCCGAAGGTGTCGAAGGCCGCGTACCGTTCAAGGGTCCACTTAGCGATTACGTCTACCAATTGGTCGGCGGGTTGCGAGCGGGCATGGGTTACATCGGAACACGGACGATCCAAGAACTGAGAACGGATGCACGTTTCATCCGCGTCTCAGCAGCGACGGTTAGGGAGAACCATCCGCATGACATCGCGATCACGCAAGAAGCACCCAACTACAGCCCAGACGTCCAGTCGGGCGAAACGAACTAA
- a CDS encoding oxidoreductase: MTVYPRMASFKSHTDFTDHLASIQAELPFDVQMQSGPDSPLAAPMDVDGVKVGNRFCILPMEGWDGTTDGAPTDLTRRRWRNFGISGAKWMWGGEAVAVRHDGRANPNQLLMTEENLSAIAGLREELVRAHAERFGTTDDLFVGLQLTHSGRWAKPNEKMTPEPRTAQRNSVLDARVKVTDDSAVISDDELRRLIDDFIVAAVRAEKAGFTFVDVKHCHGYLGHELLSGVDRAGDFGGSFENRTRFVREIVAGIAAAAPSLKMGVRLSIYDFMPFHPGDDERIGVPVPGADPRLSWGCGPTGLEVDLSEPSRFLQLLEQIGVKMVCTTAGSPYSTPHVQRPAYFPPSDGYRPPEDPLVGVARQLHATAELKRKHPGITFVGSGYTYLQDWLPNVAQAAVAQGWVDSIGLGRMVLSYPEMPADVIAGTTTQRKKVCRTFSDCTTAPRNGMISGCFPLDGFYKAMPEREALKALK, translated from the coding sequence ATGACCGTTTACCCCCGCATGGCCAGCTTTAAGTCGCACACCGACTTTACCGACCACTTGGCCAGCATCCAGGCAGAGCTACCGTTTGATGTTCAGATGCAGTCGGGGCCCGACTCGCCTTTGGCCGCACCGATGGACGTCGACGGTGTCAAAGTCGGCAATCGATTTTGCATCCTGCCGATGGAAGGTTGGGACGGCACGACCGACGGGGCACCGACCGACCTGACACGGCGCCGGTGGCGTAATTTTGGCATCAGCGGTGCGAAATGGATGTGGGGAGGCGAGGCGGTCGCGGTGCGTCACGACGGGCGGGCCAATCCCAACCAATTGTTGATGACCGAAGAGAACCTGTCCGCGATCGCTGGATTGCGTGAAGAATTGGTCCGGGCCCATGCCGAGCGATTTGGGACGACGGATGATTTGTTCGTTGGTCTGCAACTGACCCACTCGGGCCGTTGGGCCAAGCCGAACGAAAAGATGACTCCCGAACCTCGCACCGCCCAGCGGAACTCGGTCTTGGACGCCCGCGTGAAAGTGACGGACGACTCGGCCGTCATCTCGGACGACGAACTGCGCAGGCTGATCGATGATTTTATCGTTGCCGCCGTGCGTGCTGAAAAAGCGGGTTTCACGTTTGTCGATGTGAAACATTGCCACGGCTATTTGGGACATGAATTGCTTAGCGGTGTCGATCGGGCCGGCGACTTTGGCGGCAGCTTCGAAAATCGAACTCGGTTTGTTCGCGAAATCGTGGCCGGGATCGCCGCAGCCGCTCCATCGTTGAAGATGGGCGTACGTCTTAGCATCTACGATTTCATGCCGTTCCATCCCGGCGATGATGAACGGATTGGCGTTCCCGTGCCGGGGGCCGACCCGCGGCTATCGTGGGGCTGCGGTCCAACCGGGCTAGAAGTCGATTTAAGCGAGCCGTCGCGGTTCCTGCAGCTGTTGGAGCAGATCGGCGTGAAGATGGTATGCACGACGGCCGGAAGCCCTTATTCGACCCCACACGTCCAACGGCCCGCCTATTTTCCGCCCAGCGACGGCTATCGGCCGCCCGAAGATCCCTTGGTCGGTGTCGCTCGCCAATTGCATGCAACGGCCGAACTGAAACGAAAGCACCCCGGCATCACGTTCGTCGGGTCGGGGTACACCTACCTACAGGATTGGTTGCCCAACGTCGCCCAGGCGGCGGTTGCCCAGGGCTGGGTCGATTCCATCGGGTTGGGGCGGATGGTGCTGTCTTATCCCGAGATGCCGGCCGACGTGATCGCGGGGACCACGACCCAGCGGAAAAAGGTTTGCCGAACGTTCAGCGATTGCACCACCGCGCCGAGGAATGGAATGATCAGCGGATGTTTCCCGCTGGATGGCTTCTACAAGGCGATGCCCGAGCGTGAAGCGCTTAAAGCACTGAAATAG
- a CDS encoding Na(+)/H(+) antiporter subunit D: MNVVASIPPGLLMIVGGLLLIAVPRRFQSVGALVISVLSLISFWMLPEQDFGNFEMFGVSLNVVRIDKYSRIFGIVFHFAAILASIYALHVRDAKQHVAAMIYAGAAIGAACAGDLVTLFVYWELTAISSVVLVWATGTETSYRAGMRYLVIQVASGVLLLSGAIFQFVQTGSVMFGNFVVPGESLSPAGTLVLLAFGIKCAFPLLHNWLQDSYPKATPTGTVFLSAFTTKLAVYSLIRGFAGYDPLITVGCVMTLFPIVFAVIENDLRRVLAYSLNNQLGFMVVGIGIGSELALNGTVAHAFCHIVYKSLLFMSMGAVLFRVGTTKATELGGLHKSMPWTTLFCVIGAASISGFPLLSGFISKSMIISAAAEEHQLWVWIVLLIASAGVMEHSGIKIPFFAFFAHDSGIRVKEAPLNMLVAMGLASIMCIGLGVAYPLLYRMLPFDVDYHPYTVTHVVTQLQLLMFAALAFVFLMKTGLYPEEKRATVLDVDWVYRRALPQLVRGLRGTIDVVDGAVRRDTTVVLRSVYHTACRTFNENGILGRTWSSSTMTFWATVLLAICLVIYYL, from the coding sequence ATGAACGTCGTCGCTAGTATTCCGCCCGGGCTGTTGATGATCGTCGGCGGGTTGCTGTTGATCGCCGTACCGCGGCGGTTTCAGAGCGTCGGTGCGTTGGTGATTTCGGTCCTCAGCTTGATCAGCTTTTGGATGTTGCCGGAACAGGATTTTGGCAACTTCGAAATGTTTGGCGTCTCGTTGAACGTCGTTCGCATCGACAAGTACAGCCGCATCTTTGGCATCGTCTTTCACTTTGCTGCGATCTTGGCGTCGATTTATGCATTGCATGTTCGCGACGCCAAGCAGCATGTCGCGGCCATGATCTATGCCGGTGCGGCGATCGGCGCCGCATGCGCCGGCGACTTGGTGACGCTGTTCGTCTATTGGGAATTGACAGCGATTTCCAGTGTCGTGCTGGTGTGGGCGACCGGTACCGAAACTTCGTACCGAGCGGGAATGCGTTACCTGGTCATTCAGGTCGCCTCGGGCGTCTTGCTGCTCTCCGGTGCGATCTTTCAGTTCGTGCAGACCGGTTCGGTGATGTTCGGAAATTTCGTCGTCCCAGGAGAATCGCTCTCGCCGGCCGGGACGTTGGTGTTGTTGGCGTTCGGGATCAAGTGCGCGTTTCCGCTATTGCACAATTGGCTGCAAGATTCGTATCCGAAGGCGACGCCCACGGGAACGGTTTTCCTGAGTGCGTTTACGACCAAGCTTGCGGTGTATTCGCTGATCCGTGGTTTTGCCGGCTATGACCCATTGATTACGGTCGGCTGCGTGATGACGTTGTTCCCCATCGTTTTTGCGGTGATCGAAAATGACCTGCGTCGCGTGTTGGCGTACAGCCTGAACAACCAGTTGGGGTTCATGGTGGTCGGCATCGGCATCGGTAGCGAATTGGCGTTGAACGGTACGGTGGCGCACGCGTTTTGTCACATCGTCTACAAGTCGTTGTTGTTCATGTCGATGGGCGCGGTGCTGTTCCGCGTCGGGACCACCAAGGCGACCGAGTTGGGGGGGCTGCATAAATCGATGCCCTGGACGACGTTGTTCTGCGTGATCGGAGCGGCTTCGATTTCGGGCTTTCCACTGCTAAGCGGATTCATCAGCAAGTCCATGATCATCTCGGCGGCAGCGGAGGAACATCAGCTGTGGGTTTGGATCGTGTTGTTGATCGCGTCGGCTGGCGTGATGGAACACTCGGGTATCAAAATTCCATTTTTCGCTTTCTTTGCACACGACAGTGGCATACGAGTGAAAGAAGCGCCGCTAAACATGTTGGTGGCGATGGGATTGGCGTCCATCATGTGCATCGGTTTGGGCGTGGCCTATCCGCTGCTGTATCGGATGCTGCCGTTCGACGTGGACTACCATCCCTACACGGTGACGCACGTGGTCACGCAGTTGCAGTTGTTGATGTTCGCAGCATTGGCGTTCGTGTTTTTGATGAAAACCGGGCTGTATCCGGAAGAGAAGCGTGCGACCGTATTGGATGTCGATTGGGTCTATCGCCGGGCGCTGCCTCAACTGGTGCGTGGTCTGCGAGGGACGATCGATGTCGTCGATGGTGCGGTGCGACGCGACACCACCGTCGTGCTTCGCAGCGTCTACCACACCGCCTGTCGGACGTTCAACGAGAACGGAATCCTGGGGCGGACGTGGTCCAGTAGCACGATGACTTTTTGGGCCACCGTCCTGTTGGCGATCTGTCTGGTGATCTACTACCTGTAG
- a CDS encoding proton-conducting transporter transmembrane domain-containing protein — protein sequence MTPESMIVWSLALPLLAFVLNFVFGKIPNLREASTLIIGCVLFGVIAMLSRDVFSGGRPEWVIGDLLPGFSISFQVEPLGMLFALVASGLWILTTVYAVGYMRGHHEKHQTRFFGCFAVAIFAALAAAFSSNLFTLFVAYELMTISTYPLVTHHGDEEARNGGRIYLGILLSTSIAFFMLAIAWTWFLAGTLDFRVGGILQDAYDDHRISDTGLGILLGLFAFGIGKAALMPFHRWLPAAMVAPTPVSALLHAVAVVKVGVFSVMKVVVYIFGIDLLGATGVNVWLAYVAGYTLVVASLVAMTKDNLKARLAYSTIGQLAYITLGAALANPSGVIGGGMHIAMHAVGKITLFFCAGAIYVAAHKKNISDMRGLGRKMPLTFGAFAIASISIIGLPPGGGAWSKWFLAVGTVEAHQYALTAALMISSLLNIAYLVPIPILGFMKPIDQDLESEQNSRLGQDVSLDRGSENSVQWQEAPMMCVVPLCITAVGSVLLFFAAPWIYEALLPIVE from the coding sequence ATGACCCCTGAATCGATGATCGTTTGGTCGCTTGCGTTGCCCTTGTTGGCGTTCGTTTTGAATTTTGTGTTTGGCAAGATTCCGAATCTGCGCGAAGCCAGCACGCTGATCATTGGCTGTGTCCTGTTTGGCGTGATCGCGATGCTGTCACGGGACGTTTTTTCGGGTGGCCGGCCCGAATGGGTGATCGGCGACCTGTTGCCAGGGTTTTCGATCTCGTTCCAGGTTGAACCATTGGGGATGTTGTTCGCTCTGGTCGCATCCGGATTGTGGATTCTGACCACGGTGTATGCCGTCGGGTACATGCGGGGGCATCACGAGAAACATCAGACGCGGTTCTTTGGCTGCTTTGCCGTTGCCATCTTTGCCGCCTTGGCCGCTGCGTTTTCGTCCAACCTGTTCACGCTGTTTGTCGCCTATGAATTGATGACGATCTCGACCTACCCGTTGGTGACACACCACGGCGACGAAGAGGCTCGAAACGGTGGACGTATCTACCTGGGCATCCTGTTATCGACATCGATCGCCTTTTTTATGTTGGCGATCGCTTGGACATGGTTCTTGGCCGGGACATTGGATTTCCGCGTCGGTGGGATTTTGCAGGACGCCTATGATGACCACCGGATTTCCGACACCGGTTTGGGCATCCTCTTGGGACTGTTCGCATTTGGAATTGGCAAAGCTGCCTTGATGCCGTTCCACCGTTGGTTGCCCGCGGCCATGGTGGCGCCAACGCCTGTCAGCGCACTGTTGCATGCTGTCGCGGTGGTCAAGGTGGGCGTGTTTTCGGTGATGAAAGTCGTCGTCTACATCTTTGGGATCGACCTGCTGGGGGCGACTGGTGTCAATGTTTGGCTTGCCTACGTTGCCGGATACACGTTGGTGGTCGCTTCCTTAGTGGCGATGACCAAAGACAATTTGAAGGCTCGCTTGGCTTACTCGACGATCGGTCAGTTGGCGTACATCACGTTAGGGGCGGCGCTTGCCAATCCATCAGGCGTGATCGGTGGCGGGATGCACATCGCGATGCACGCGGTCGGCAAGATCACGTTGTTTTTCTGTGCCGGGGCGATCTATGTGGCGGCCCATAAAAAGAACATTAGCGACATGCGCGGATTGGGCCGAAAGATGCCGCTGACGTTTGGGGCATTCGCCATCGCGTCAATCAGCATCATCGGACTGCCGCCGGGCGGCGGAGCGTGGAGCAAGTGGTTCTTGGCGGTTGGAACGGTCGAGGCGCATCAGTATGCGTTGACGGCGGCGTTGATGATCAGTTCGCTGTTGAACATCGCCTACTTGGTTCCGATTCCCATTTTGGGGTTCATGAAGCCGATCGACCAAGACTTGGAATCCGAACAGAATTCGCGACTGGGGCAGGACGTGTCACTGGATCGGGGCAGCGAAAATAGCGTTCAATGGCAAGAGGCACCCATGATGTGCGTGGTCCCGCTGTGCATCACTGCAGTGGGTAGCGTGTTGTTGTTTTTTGCCGCGCCGTGGATTTACGAAGCCCTGTTACCGATTGTGGAATGA